From a single Pseudalkalibacillus hwajinpoensis genomic region:
- a CDS encoding class I SAM-dependent methyltransferase, with amino-acid sequence MIFTTAGRPTENSIQEAMRLAQLYNGTYISRQKRSIQQLLEVGKKPVIVTGIDRLYLYTDSSIEPVFFHPNSAMFRCKSLLNGHHDAFIDVSGLTEGMCMLDCTAGLGSDSIVASFVTGVNGGVEAVEGSKHAILLQEGLKTWESHNELINAAMRRVSIKRKRFEEVLPYLPDNSVDIVYFDPMFEDAIPDSHGVSVIKQVALYDSLTEEMINEAKRVARKRVLLKDFWKSSRFDRHGFVQQKRKTAKFHYGTFEC; translated from the coding sequence ATGATTTTTACGACAGCAGGAAGACCTACTGAGAACTCTATTCAAGAAGCAATGAGACTCGCACAATTATACAATGGCACATACATATCAAGACAGAAGCGATCCATCCAACAGCTCTTAGAGGTTGGGAAGAAGCCGGTAATCGTGACTGGCATTGACCGACTTTATCTCTATACGGATAGTTCTATAGAGCCTGTTTTCTTTCATCCAAACTCAGCAATGTTCAGATGCAAATCTCTTCTAAACGGTCACCATGATGCATTTATTGATGTGAGTGGCCTAACTGAGGGAATGTGCATGCTGGACTGTACAGCGGGACTAGGCTCGGACAGTATTGTTGCGAGTTTTGTGACAGGGGTAAATGGGGGTGTAGAAGCAGTGGAGGGGTCGAAGCATGCGATTCTGCTTCAGGAAGGTCTGAAAACCTGGGAGAGTCATAACGAACTGATTAATGCCGCTATGAGACGGGTATCTATTAAAAGGAAACGTTTCGAAGAAGTACTGCCCTATTTGCCTGATAACTCGGTTGATATTGTCTATTTCGATCCGATGTTTGAAGACGCCATACCGGATTCACATGGTGTAAGCGTGATTAAACAGGTTGCATTATACGATAGTTTAACAGAGGAGATGATAAACGAAGCGAAGAGAGTTGCGAGGAAACGGGTGCTGTTGAAAGATTTTTGGAAAAGCTCTCGTTTTGACCGACATGGTTTTGTCCAGCAGAAGAGAAAGACCGCTAAGTTTCATTATGGTACCTTTGAATGTTAG
- a CDS encoding ATP-binding protein, producing MKLYETFDIPDKIQDRIKDRRDANDNPEHYLIGNEGYTAPDMSIVKDAVTALILGKNVLLKGPTGAGKTKLAELISYFFNQPMYSINCSVDLDAEALLGYKTLTYDEHNNAHITFIPGPVENAMKNGELLYIDEINTAKAETLPILNGVLDYRRMVLNPFTGETVRAKENFGVIAAINEGYIGTAPLNEALKNRFIVIEVPYLQGPALKEMLNEQSLLDESDQLDQFVTLSADLQSKVRDGQISEEAASPRSLLDACDLTTFMEARRAIKRAITDKLEDEREKAAVENIAETIFGRVQEKA from the coding sequence ATGAAATTATATGAAACATTTGATATACCTGATAAAATTCAGGACCGTATTAAAGATCGTCGCGATGCGAACGACAATCCAGAGCATTACTTAATCGGCAATGAAGGCTATACTGCGCCTGATATGTCGATCGTTAAAGATGCTGTAACAGCATTAATTCTAGGAAAAAATGTTCTACTAAAAGGCCCAACCGGCGCAGGTAAAACAAAGCTTGCTGAATTAATCAGCTACTTCTTTAATCAACCTATGTATTCAATTAACTGCTCGGTTGATCTTGATGCAGAAGCCCTCCTTGGATATAAAACGCTCACATATGATGAGCACAACAATGCACATATTACATTTATACCGGGACCAGTTGAAAATGCCATGAAGAATGGTGAGCTTCTCTACATTGATGAAATTAATACAGCAAAAGCTGAAACACTTCCTATTTTAAATGGTGTGCTTGACTATAGACGTATGGTTTTAAATCCTTTCACAGGCGAAACGGTGCGGGCAAAAGAAAACTTCGGGGTAATTGCGGCAATCAATGAAGGCTATATCGGCACAGCCCCCTTGAATGAGGCGCTAAAAAACCGCTTTATTGTAATTGAAGTTCCATACTTACAGGGGCCTGCACTAAAGGAAATGCTGAACGAGCAATCATTACTCGATGAGTCTGATCAGCTTGATCAGTTCGTCACGTTATCAGCTGACCTTCAATCAAAAGTCAGAGACGGCCAGATCTCTGAAGAGGCCGCCTCCCCTCGCTCTCTTCTTGATGCATGTGATCTGACTACGTTTATGGAAGCGAGACGTGCGATTAAACGTGCGATTACAGACAAGCTTGAAGATGAACGGGAGAAAGCAGCGGTTGAAAACATTGCAGAAACGATCTTTGGTCGCGTTCAGGAGAAGGCATAA
- a CDS encoding ABC-F family ATP-binding cassette domain-containing protein, with protein sequence MITVTDVGLRYGDRKLFEDVNIKFTPGNCYGLIGANGAGKSTFLKILSGEIEPQTGDVHMGPGERLAVLKQNHFEYEDFEVLNTVIMGHARLYEVMQEKNAIYMKEDFSDEDGMKAAELEGEFADLNGWEAESDAAVLLKGLGISEDLHYKKLSDLTGSEKVKVLLAQALFGTPDILLLDEPTNNLDLNAIKWLEEFLINFENTVIVVSHDRYFLNKVCTHMADLDYGKIQVYVGNYDFWYESSQLARTMKEDANKKKEEKVKELQAFIQRFSANASKSKQATSRKKLLDKITLDDIRPSSRKYPYVAFTPNREIGNDVLRVEGLTKTIDGVKVLDNVSFMLNKDDKVALVGKNEIANTTLIKILMGEMEADSGTFKWGVTTSQAYFPKDNSEYFEGVDTNLVNWLRQYSPEDQSESFLRGFLGRMLFSGEEVLKKASVLSGGEKVRCMLSKMMLSGANVLVLDDPTNHLDLESITALNNGLTNFKGAMIFTSHDHQFIQTIANRVIEVTPKGIIDKEATYDEYLENTELQAKAQAMYN encoded by the coding sequence ATGATTACAGTTACAGATGTCGGCTTACGATATGGTGATCGTAAGCTTTTTGAAGATGTTAATATTAAATTCACTCCGGGAAATTGTTACGGACTAATCGGTGCAAACGGTGCAGGTAAGTCAACTTTCCTAAAGATTTTATCAGGTGAAATTGAACCGCAAACAGGCGATGTTCACATGGGACCTGGAGAACGTCTTGCAGTTTTGAAACAGAATCACTTCGAGTATGAAGATTTTGAAGTACTAAACACTGTTATTATGGGGCACGCACGTCTTTATGAGGTGATGCAAGAGAAGAATGCAATCTATATGAAAGAAGATTTTTCTGATGAAGATGGCATGAAAGCTGCTGAACTTGAAGGCGAATTCGCTGACCTAAACGGGTGGGAAGCAGAGTCAGATGCTGCTGTCCTCTTGAAAGGACTAGGCATTTCTGAAGACCTTCATTATAAGAAACTTTCTGACCTAACAGGTTCTGAGAAAGTAAAAGTTCTTCTTGCACAGGCACTATTCGGTACACCGGATATCCTGTTGCTCGATGAGCCTACAAACAACCTTGATCTTAATGCGATTAAGTGGCTTGAAGAGTTCCTTATTAACTTCGAGAATACTGTTATTGTCGTTTCCCATGACCGTTACTTCTTGAATAAAGTTTGTACTCACATGGCTGACCTTGATTACGGTAAGATTCAAGTCTATGTAGGGAACTATGACTTCTGGTATGAATCAAGCCAGCTTGCTCGTACAATGAAAGAAGATGCGAACAAGAAGAAAGAGGAAAAGGTTAAAGAACTTCAGGCGTTTATTCAGCGATTTAGTGCGAACGCATCGAAGTCAAAACAGGCAACTTCACGTAAAAAACTTCTTGATAAGATTACACTTGATGACATCAGGCCTTCTTCAAGAAAATATCCTTACGTAGCATTTACGCCGAACCGCGAGATTGGAAATGATGTGCTTCGCGTTGAAGGCTTGACGAAAACAATCGACGGAGTAAAAGTACTTGATAATGTCAGCTTTATGCTTAATAAAGATGACAAAGTAGCACTCGTTGGTAAAAATGAGATTGCTAATACAACGTTAATCAAAATCCTTATGGGTGAAATGGAAGCCGATAGTGGTACATTCAAGTGGGGAGTAACAACTTCTCAAGCATACTTCCCTAAGGATAACTCCGAGTATTTCGAAGGGGTTGATACAAACCTTGTGAACTGGCTTCGTCAATATTCACCTGAGGATCAAAGTGAAAGCTTCCTGCGAGGTTTCCTTGGAAGAATGTTATTCTCTGGTGAAGAAGTATTGAAGAAAGCGAGTGTTCTTTCCGGAGGCGAGAAAGTGCGCTGTATGCTATCGAAAATGATGCTTAGCGGTGCTAACGTGCTTGTTCTTGATGATCCTACCAACCACTTGGATCTTGAATCAATCACAGCATTGAATAATGGACTTACAAACTTTAAAGGTGCAATGATCTTTACGTCTCATGACCACCAGTTTATTCAAACAATTGCTAACAGAGTGATTGAAGTAACACCTAAAGGAATCATCGATAAAGAAGCAACATATGATGAGTACCTTGAAAACACAGAGTTACAGGCAAAAGCACAGGCAATGTATAACTAA
- a CDS encoding thiol-disulfide oxidoreductase DCC family protein, whose protein sequence is MDYSQQVNVILFDGVCNLCNGVVKLMFKYDKKAVFSFAALESEVAKRLLNEVGMKNNVPDSVVVINGSNALVKSDAALYIVKRLGGFFQLLVVFKILPRQLRDKLYDAVAKRRYRWFGKQESCMMPTPEHRKRFL, encoded by the coding sequence ATGGATTATAGCCAACAAGTAAACGTGATCCTTTTTGATGGCGTATGTAATCTGTGTAATGGTGTTGTGAAGTTAATGTTTAAATATGATAAGAAAGCAGTGTTTTCTTTTGCGGCATTGGAATCGGAAGTAGCTAAGAGGCTTCTAAACGAAGTTGGTATGAAGAATAATGTTCCAGATAGTGTAGTGGTAATCAATGGCAGCAATGCATTGGTGAAATCAGATGCAGCTCTTTATATAGTAAAGCGATTGGGCGGTTTTTTTCAGCTTTTAGTAGTTTTCAAGATTTTGCCCCGGCAGTTGAGAGATAAACTATATGATGCTGTAGCTAAGAGACGTTACAGGTGGTTTGGGAAACAGGAGTCATGTATGATGCCTACACCGGAGCACAGGAAGAGGTTTTTATAG
- a CDS encoding YojF family protein codes for MKPIHIEEVQKILETFENQDLYFHLETTSGAYAAQDKEKLAVGAYIRNGSLRFSNVKMAGSGPFRVGFKLNEGWMYAEGITDYQLDDGRLLMAGHDSSGRLAVAVQLSYTPFD; via the coding sequence ATGAAGCCTATTCATATAGAAGAAGTTCAAAAAATACTTGAAACGTTTGAAAACCAAGATTTGTATTTTCACCTTGAAACAACAAGCGGAGCATATGCCGCGCAGGATAAAGAAAAACTTGCGGTAGGAGCTTACATAAGAAATGGTTCCCTGCGATTTTCAAACGTGAAAATGGCTGGCAGTGGCCCGTTTCGAGTTGGATTTAAATTAAATGAAGGTTGGATGTATGCTGAAGGAATTACTGACTACCAATTAGATGATGGTAGATTGTTAATGGCCGGACATGATAGTAGTGGACGCCTTGCCGTTGCTGTTCAATTAAGCTACACGCCATTTGATTAA
- a CDS encoding vWA domain-containing protein, with protein sequence MKFLNFAENQTDPFLHLSLSDLAETLSNTECEVQFAFHSYYRQSEQLITVSHYWNDIFDGTQFDGMKSDIYLRALGNVHYTNFSAVDRYLSSLRSRKYPLLRKQLFALLEDMRLETICKSKRPGMSYAFETRRVLFQKRFRGRLEVHNRQNQVLDTLFCAIYLQAIGKPVALGESLTAYKPYIRHLISEIRKANSTEDVAVLTKSFCNVLSLEHADMTTEYLTIYGTASNPASVVEDEQARELKSDETMETSDKEDKETYDEEMNTWHEEQEQEGSNFLQFDLEEGAKSDLIGEGERKEESGDQAFVSVQGASKQSKGSQFDEEAILESRDTQAFASEQDPFGEANRNVKEVIRHSEKPSGNDLEAYRTAKTEIQYAEKSLRTAIQKTIEQKQIAPRGDLHFGRLNRKLLRLLTDENPRLFYKKNAPSSKLDVTFSLLVDCSASMYDKMEETRLGITLFHETLKGLDIKHSITGFYEDAFDADDEEQPNTLFQVIDYNRSTLPSEGAKIMQLEPEEDNRDGYAIRKAAQELTERNEKHKILLVFTDGEPSAYDYSENGIIDTHEAVIQTRKKGYEVIGVFLSNGEPQDKEKNTMRNIYGTQSLVIPSANEIPAYLTPLLKRLLLRFV encoded by the coding sequence ATGAAGTTTTTAAACTTTGCGGAGAATCAGACAGATCCGTTTCTTCACCTGAGCTTATCCGATCTGGCTGAAACATTAAGTAACACCGAATGTGAAGTTCAGTTTGCCTTTCACTCTTATTACAGACAATCAGAACAATTAATCACAGTAAGTCACTACTGGAATGATATTTTTGATGGTACGCAGTTTGACGGGATGAAAAGTGATATCTATTTACGAGCACTTGGGAACGTTCATTATACGAACTTCAGCGCAGTCGATCGGTACCTCTCTTCTCTCCGCTCGAGAAAATATCCGCTCCTTCGCAAGCAGTTGTTTGCGTTGCTTGAGGATATGAGACTTGAGACAATTTGCAAATCAAAACGACCGGGCATGAGCTATGCATTTGAGACAAGACGAGTTCTCTTCCAGAAAAGGTTTCGCGGACGGTTAGAAGTTCATAACCGACAGAATCAGGTGCTTGATACCTTATTCTGCGCTATCTATCTTCAAGCAATCGGAAAACCAGTAGCGCTTGGAGAAAGTTTAACCGCCTATAAACCTTATATTCGTCATTTAATTTCAGAAATTCGTAAGGCGAATTCGACTGAAGACGTTGCTGTTTTGACTAAATCTTTTTGTAACGTACTTAGTTTAGAACATGCTGATATGACTACAGAGTATTTAACAATTTACGGCACAGCGTCCAATCCTGCCTCAGTTGTTGAAGACGAACAAGCACGAGAGTTAAAAAGTGATGAAACAATGGAAACTTCAGATAAAGAAGATAAAGAAACATATGATGAAGAAATGAATACGTGGCATGAAGAGCAGGAGCAAGAAGGCTCTAACTTTCTTCAGTTTGATTTAGAAGAAGGTGCAAAATCAGATTTAATTGGTGAAGGTGAACGAAAAGAAGAATCCGGGGATCAAGCGTTTGTTAGTGTTCAGGGAGCTTCGAAACAATCAAAAGGCAGTCAATTTGATGAAGAAGCCATTCTAGAAAGCCGTGATACACAGGCCTTTGCGAGTGAACAGGATCCTTTTGGTGAAGCCAATCGAAATGTGAAAGAAGTGATTCGACACTCCGAGAAACCTTCGGGTAATGACCTGGAAGCCTATCGTACCGCAAAAACAGAAATTCAATATGCCGAAAAATCGCTTCGAACCGCTATTCAAAAAACGATTGAACAAAAACAAATTGCCCCAAGAGGCGATCTGCATTTCGGGCGTTTGAACCGGAAGCTGCTCAGGCTTTTAACAGATGAGAATCCACGATTGTTTTATAAGAAGAATGCCCCTAGTTCGAAGCTTGATGTGACTTTCTCACTACTCGTTGACTGCTCGGCATCGATGTATGACAAAATGGAAGAAACGAGACTTGGCATTACGCTTTTTCATGAAACATTAAAAGGGTTAGATATCAAGCATTCTATTACTGGTTTCTACGAAGATGCTTTTGATGCAGATGATGAGGAACAGCCAAATACCCTCTTCCAGGTTATAGATTATAATCGGTCAACCCTTCCAAGCGAAGGTGCAAAAATTATGCAGCTTGAACCAGAAGAAGATAATCGAGATGGCTATGCGATTCGGAAAGCGGCACAGGAGCTTACGGAACGAAATGAAAAGCATAAAATTCTGCTCGTCTTTACGGATGGTGAGCCATCCGCATATGATTATAGCGAAAACGGAATCATTGATACGCATGAAGCTGTGATTCAAACGAGGAAAAAGGGCTATGAAGTGATTGGTGTATTTTTATCAAACGGCGAACCGCAAGATAAGGAAAAGAATACAATGAGAAACATTTATGGGACTCAGAGTCTCGTTATTCCATCCGCTAACGAAATTCCTGCATATTTAACACCACTTCTAAAACGCCTCCTGCTACGATTTGTGTAA
- a CDS encoding cell wall hydrolase, which produces MFKKMVMTGVGVFCVLAFSFPTQGSANNDTHTVQKGESLYKIATKYDVPTEQVKAMNNKSSVEIHPGEQLQLPVVPSKYEKDLLARLVEAEAKGESYAGKVAVATVVLNRVESDIFPDSIHGVIHEGIQFSPVLNGTIDQPAGEESKRAVQEALAYQGYDRESLYFYNPDKAQSSYLSSKEVTTIIDNHVFLR; this is translated from the coding sequence TTGTTCAAGAAAATGGTGATGACTGGTGTCGGAGTTTTTTGTGTTCTAGCTTTCTCTTTTCCAACGCAAGGCTCTGCTAATAACGATACACATACCGTCCAAAAGGGCGAATCATTATATAAAATAGCTACAAAATACGATGTGCCGACAGAGCAAGTAAAAGCCATGAATAATAAATCAAGCGTTGAAATTCATCCTGGAGAACAATTGCAGCTTCCTGTCGTACCGAGTAAGTATGAGAAGGACCTTCTCGCACGCCTTGTCGAAGCGGAAGCAAAAGGGGAAAGCTATGCAGGTAAAGTCGCTGTCGCTACAGTCGTTCTCAACCGAGTAGAAAGCGATATTTTCCCGGACTCGATTCATGGTGTCATTCATGAAGGGATTCAATTCTCGCCGGTGTTAAATGGAACGATCGACCAACCGGCTGGGGAAGAATCAAAACGTGCTGTACAAGAGGCGTTGGCTTATCAAGGATATGACCGTGAATCACTTTATTTCTATAATCCTGATAAAGCACAAAGCAGTTATCTCAGCAGTAAAGAAGTGACAACAATAATTGATAATCACGTGTTTTTAAGATAA
- a CDS encoding ring-cleaving dioxygenase — translation MKHTTGIHHITAIVGSPQENVDFYSGVLGLRLVKKTVNFDDPGTYHLYFGNEEGAPGTIMTFFPWSNAQDGTIGSGQVGVTSFVIPEGSFSFWKTRLNKLNVEYGEMTRFGEQVLAFDDPHGLHLELVEREEGERNTWSFGGVDSKHAIKGFAGATLLTGQPESTMNVLENILGFIRVAKEEDFVRFKSSDSIGNTIDVKDTPLSSGRMGSGTVHHIAFRANDFEDHEEWRSLLEDKGYNPTPVVDRQYFNAIYFREEGGILFEIATDPPGFGKDEDPDDMGKNLLLPPWLEEKRPQIESVLEPANARVLDGDK, via the coding sequence ATGAAGCATACGACAGGAATACATCATATAACTGCAATTGTAGGAAGTCCTCAGGAAAACGTTGACTTTTATAGTGGAGTACTTGGTCTTCGTCTTGTGAAGAAAACCGTAAATTTTGATGATCCAGGAACATATCACCTGTATTTCGGAAACGAAGAGGGTGCACCAGGCACTATCATGACCTTCTTCCCATGGTCTAACGCGCAAGATGGTACGATTGGATCTGGACAGGTTGGTGTGACAAGCTTTGTGATTCCAGAAGGTAGTTTTTCATTCTGGAAGACACGTCTGAATAAACTAAACGTCGAGTATGGTGAAATGACACGTTTTGGTGAGCAGGTTCTTGCATTTGATGACCCTCACGGCTTGCACCTTGAACTTGTTGAGCGTGAAGAAGGTGAACGAAACACGTGGAGCTTCGGCGGTGTAGATTCCAAGCATGCGATTAAAGGCTTTGCAGGTGCGACGCTATTAACAGGTCAGCCAGAGTCCACCATGAATGTGCTTGAGAATATTCTTGGCTTCATTCGCGTAGCAAAAGAAGAGGATTTTGTTCGCTTTAAGTCAAGTGATTCGATTGGCAATACGATCGATGTGAAAGATACACCACTTTCATCTGGTCGAATGGGATCAGGCACTGTGCATCACATCGCCTTTCGAGCAAATGATTTTGAAGATCATGAAGAATGGAGAAGTCTGCTTGAAGATAAAGGATATAATCCGACACCGGTAGTAGATCGTCAGTATTTTAATGCGATTTATTTCCGTGAAGAAGGAGGCATTCTGTTTGAAATCGCAACTGACCCACCAGGCTTCGGGAAAGATGAAGATCCTGATGATATGGGTAAGAATCTCCTGCTACCGCCATGGCTTGAGGAAAAGCGCCCACAAATTGAGAGTGTACTTGAGCCGGCAAATGCAAGAGTACTTGATGGTGATAAATAA
- a CDS encoding MATE family efflux transporter: protein MYPTKSIREKLKLLIIILYPILITQVGLYSMNFVDTIMSGRAGANDLAGVAIGSSFWVPVFTGLSGILLAITPIVSQYIGAKQEDRVSFSVLQGIYLSIALSISILIAGNLILDPILNLMDLNENVSHIAKEYLVGLSYGIIPLFIYSVLRSFIDALGETRTTMLVTLSSLPINVFFNYVLIFGKFGFPEYGGAGAGYASAITYWFILFIALIVILRVHPFRTYEIFRRFYGISFSTWKEQLKIGVPIGFSIFIEVSIFAAVTLLMSRYTTETIAAHQAAINFASLLYMIPLSISMALTIAVGFEVGGGRYQDAKQYSYMGIAFAVGMALLSALCLLLFNDVVSSWYTSNQVVFELTKVFLIYAIFFQLSDAIAAPIQGALRGYKDVNVTLVMSVISYWVIGLPSGFLLAKHTAFGPYGYWVGLSAGLFVAAVTLFIRLRFVQKANVSAH, encoded by the coding sequence ATGTATCCGACTAAGTCGATTCGAGAAAAATTGAAACTATTGATCATTATCTTATATCCGATTTTAATAACTCAGGTTGGCCTTTACTCCATGAATTTCGTTGATACGATTATGAGTGGAAGAGCTGGAGCCAATGATCTTGCTGGTGTTGCGATTGGATCAAGTTTCTGGGTACCAGTTTTTACTGGACTCAGTGGCATACTACTCGCGATTACACCGATCGTTTCGCAATATATCGGGGCAAAGCAAGAAGACAGGGTTTCTTTTTCTGTTCTCCAGGGTATTTACTTGTCCATTGCGCTTTCCATTAGTATTTTAATCGCTGGTAACCTGATATTGGATCCAATTTTAAACCTGATGGATTTGAATGAAAATGTGAGTCACATTGCTAAAGAATATCTCGTTGGTCTTTCCTATGGGATTATTCCGCTATTTATTTACTCTGTTCTTCGAAGTTTCATTGATGCACTTGGCGAAACAAGAACGACAATGCTTGTGACGTTATCCTCATTACCGATTAATGTTTTCTTCAACTATGTATTGATTTTTGGTAAATTTGGCTTTCCAGAATACGGTGGCGCTGGTGCCGGCTATGCCTCTGCGATCACTTATTGGTTTATCCTATTCATTGCTCTTATTGTAATTTTAAGAGTTCATCCTTTCAGAACATATGAGATCTTCAGACGTTTCTATGGTATCTCTTTCTCAACCTGGAAGGAACAGCTGAAAATTGGCGTTCCTATTGGCTTCTCTATTTTCATTGAAGTGAGTATTTTCGCTGCCGTAACGCTATTAATGAGTAGGTATACGACAGAGACAATAGCAGCCCACCAGGCAGCTATTAATTTCGCTTCACTTCTTTATATGATTCCGCTCAGTATTTCGATGGCGTTAACAATTGCGGTTGGTTTTGAAGTAGGCGGAGGGCGTTATCAGGATGCAAAGCAGTACAGCTATATGGGTATAGCGTTCGCAGTAGGTATGGCGCTATTGTCAGCTCTATGTTTGTTACTCTTCAATGATGTCGTTTCAAGCTGGTACACAAGCAATCAAGTTGTTTTTGAATTAACCAAAGTTTTTCTCATTTATGCGATCTTCTTCCAACTATCGGATGCGATCGCTGCGCCAATTCAGGGAGCACTTCGAGGTTATAAAGACGTAAATGTCACACTAGTGATGAGTGTAATCTCTTACTGGGTAATTGGACTTCCATCTGGGTTCTTGCTTGCCAAACACACTGCATTTGGACCTTACGGCTACTGGGTCGGGCTTAGTGCGGGACTTTTTGTGGCTGCTGTAACCCTCTTTATTAGACTTCGTTTTGTACAAAAAGCAAACGTTTCAGCTCACTAA
- the bshB2 gene encoding bacillithiol biosynthesis deacetylase BshB2 has protein sequence MMEKQVLVVFPHPDDEAFGTAGVMTKFVNEGVPVTYACATLGEMGRNMGNPFFATRETLPEVRRKELKDACQVMGVDDLRMLGFRDKTLEFEDPELLVSTIGKLIDELQPSLIITFYPGYGIHPDHDACAAAVIETVKRIPKEKRPTVYTLPITPDREAVLGKPDKVFDVTDVLETKIKTIEAHRSQTEAMVARLEDGSLDPNSEIMTFIKQESFWIYRFDE, from the coding sequence ATTATGGAGAAACAAGTCCTCGTAGTCTTCCCACATCCGGACGATGAAGCTTTCGGAACAGCGGGGGTGATGACGAAATTTGTAAATGAAGGTGTTCCTGTTACCTATGCATGTGCAACTCTTGGAGAAATGGGACGTAATATGGGAAATCCGTTTTTCGCAACACGAGAAACGCTTCCTGAAGTGAGAAGGAAAGAATTGAAAGATGCGTGTCAAGTCATGGGAGTAGATGATCTTCGTATGCTAGGCTTTAGGGATAAAACACTCGAATTCGAAGATCCAGAATTGCTTGTTTCGACAATTGGAAAATTGATTGATGAGTTACAGCCGTCACTTATTATTACGTTCTACCCGGGCTACGGTATCCACCCTGACCATGATGCTTGTGCGGCAGCTGTAATTGAGACAGTGAAACGTATACCTAAAGAAAAACGTCCTACAGTTTATACACTGCCGATCACGCCCGATCGCGAGGCTGTGCTCGGTAAACCTGATAAAGTATTTGATGTAACAGACGTTCTCGAAACCAAAATCAAAACAATTGAGGCACACCGTTCTCAAACAGAAGCGATGGTAGCTCGTCTTGAAGACGGCTCACTTGATCCGAATTCTGAAATTATGACATTCATTAAGCAAGAATCTTTCTGGATATATCGTTTTGATGAATAA
- a CDS encoding mismatch-specific DNA-glycosylase, giving the protein MIPDHLDKDLKILFIGFNPGLQSEKEGHHYANPTNRFYTVLKEAGLTDQKLLPEEDHRLLEYGYGLTNIVDRPTRGAADLTAEDYAHGRKRLREKIEMYRPLITCFVGKGVYQKFSGVRKAEWGFQPTNHVDGVRDFVAPSTSGLVRMSLNELTSIYRKLIE; this is encoded by the coding sequence ATGATACCAGATCATCTCGATAAGGACCTGAAAATCCTATTTATAGGTTTTAATCCAGGACTTCAATCTGAGAAGGAAGGTCATCATTATGCCAACCCTACGAATCGTTTTTACACCGTTTTAAAAGAAGCGGGACTCACTGATCAAAAGCTCCTTCCAGAAGAAGATCATAGATTACTAGAGTACGGCTACGGTTTAACGAATATTGTTGACAGGCCAACAAGAGGGGCTGCTGATTTAACCGCTGAAGATTATGCACATGGGAGGAAACGGCTGCGTGAGAAGATTGAAATGTACCGTCCACTTATCACCTGTTTCGTTGGGAAAGGGGTTTATCAGAAATTTTCAGGAGTAAGAAAGGCGGAATGGGGATTTCAACCGACAAATCATGTAGATGGCGTACGTGATTTTGTTGCTCCATCTACAAGTGGCCTTGTTAGAATGAGTCTTAATGAGCTCACAAGTATTTATCGAAAGTTAATCGAATGA
- a CDS encoding alpha/beta hydrolase, which translates to MKHIFKQGNEDLPVLLLLHGTGGTEEDLIPLAELIAPNNSILSVRGNVSDNGMPRFFKRLAEGVFDEEDLVARTHELNVFIGEAAEKYKFNRDNVVAIGYSNGANIAGSLLFHDKNALKAAILHHPMVPLRGLELPDLSEVSIFIGAGENDPICSPEETKELEQLFDVAGASVQVHWEKAGHQLTRSEALKAAEWYKNESLNV; encoded by the coding sequence ATGAAACATATATTTAAACAGGGAAATGAAGATCTTCCTGTTCTGTTGCTCCTGCACGGAACAGGTGGTACGGAAGAGGATCTTATTCCACTAGCAGAGCTCATCGCTCCAAATAACTCGATTTTGAGTGTCCGGGGAAATGTATCTGATAATGGGATGCCACGCTTCTTTAAACGTCTTGCTGAAGGGGTTTTTGATGAAGAAGATCTTGTGGCACGCACACATGAATTAAATGTATTTATCGGTGAAGCGGCTGAAAAATACAAGTTTAACCGTGACAACGTGGTAGCCATTGGATATTCAAACGGAGCAAATATCGCAGGTAGTTTACTTTTTCATGATAAAAATGCTCTTAAAGCGGCGATCCTTCATCATCCGATGGTTCCACTACGGGGGCTTGAGCTTCCTGATCTTTCAGAAGTATCGATTTTCATCGGGGCAGGAGAGAATGACCCGATTTGCTCTCCTGAGGAAACAAAAGAACTCGAACAACTTTTTGATGTGGCAGGTGCTAGTGTACAGGTTCACTGGGAGAAAGCAGGACACCAGCTTACAAGATCAGAAGCGTTAAAAGCAGCTGAATGGTATAAAAACGAATCTTTAAACGTGTAG